One Epinephelus fuscoguttatus linkage group LG10, E.fuscoguttatus.final_Chr_v1 genomic window carries:
- the LOC125896482 gene encoding aquaporin-4-like, which translates to MTAFKGIWTQEFWRCVGAEFFAMLLFVLLSLGSTINWGAAEKDPHPPDLVLISLCFGLTIATMVQCFSHISGAHINPAVTAAMVVTRKLSLAKAVFFLLAQCTGAIVGAAILYGITPASVRGSMGITTVNMSISVGNALVVELFITFQLVFTVFATCDNKRSDLKGSSALAIGLSVCIGHLFAIPYTGASMNPARTFGPAMVTWCWENHWVYWVGPTLGGTLAGALYEYLFCPDPELKRCYSEAFIKTPFSANKHRQDSVTAQEPLFTVMDVERAERKERERERKVSGDALSPV; encoded by the exons ATGACTGCTTTCAAGGGCATCTGGACTCAGGAGTTCTGGCGCTGTGTGGGTGCTGAGTTCTTCGCCATGCTGCTATTTGTCCTGCTCAGCCTTGGGTCAACCATCAACTGGGGGGCTGCTGAGAAGGATCCCCATCCCCCTGACCTGGTACTCATCTCACTCTGCTTTGGTCTGACTATTGCCACCATGGTGCAGTGCTTCAGCCACATTAGTGGTGCTCATATCAACCCTGCAGTCACAGCAGCCATGGTGGTGACCAGAAAGCTCAGTCTGGCTAAAGCTGTCTTCTTCCTGCTGGCACAGTGTACCGGAGCCATAGTGGGGGCTGCCATTTTGTATGGCATCACCCCAGCCTCTGTTAGGGGTAGCATGGGCATCACCACg GTAAATATGAGCATTTCTGTGGGAAACGCATTGGTTGTAGAACTCTTCATCACCTTTCAGTTGGTCTTCACTGTGTTTGCCACTTGTGACAACAAACGCAGTGACCTCAAGGGTTCATCTGCTTTGGCTATtggcctgtctgtgtgtattggTCACCTGTTTGCT ATTCCCTACACTGGAGCCAGTATGAATCCTGCCCGAACCTTTGGCCCAGCCATGGTCACATGGTGCTGGGAAAACCACTGG gtGTACTGGGTGGGTCCAACTCTGGGCGGGACTCTGGCTGGAGCTCTGTATGAGTACCTATTCTGTCCAGACCCAGAACTGAAGAGATGTTACTCTGAGGCCTTCATCAAGACACCTTTCAGTGCTAATAAACACCGACAGGACTCAGTCACAGCCCAGGAGCCTCTTTTCACTGTCATGGATGTGGAAAGAGCTgagaggaaggaaagagagagggagaggaaggtaTCGGGGGATGCGTTGTCCCCTGTATGA